The window GACGTGGCGCACGTCCATTCCCTTCGCCGAGTAGACCAGCGTGGCGGGGATGTCGTGCCACGGTTGCAGGTGCGGGCTGCCCATGTCGAGCGCGATCACGTCGGCCCGCTTGCCGGGTTCCAGGCTGCCGGCGTGCTCGTCGACTCCGAGTGCGCGCGCCGCGTCGATCGTGGCCATCCGCAGCAGCGTTCGGGACGGCAGCGCCGACGTGTCGTGCGAGGCGAGCTTGTTCAGGATGCCGGCGCTCTTCATCTCGTCGAACATGTCCATGCCGTTGTTCGTCACGGCCCAGTCCGTTCCGAGCGCCACGTGCCCGCCGGCCCGAACCAGCGCCGGGATCGGCGCGAGCCGTCCCTCGATCCGCGCCGCGCTGACCGGGCAGTGGCTGACCCACGTCCCGCTGTCGGCGAGAATCCGGATCTCGTCCTCGTCGATGTAGGTGCAGTGCGCCGCGACGACGTCGGGGCCGAGCAACCCGGTGGCCGCGAGGCAGTGCACCCCGCCGCGGTGGCCCCGCGGCCGCAGCGCGGCGAGTTCCGCCGGTGCCTGCGAGCAATGGATGAACACGTGCGCGCCCGTCTCCGTCGCCGTCCGGCGGATCCGCCGCTGCAGGTCGTCCGAGCAGGTATCGGGCGCGTGCGGTCCGATCCCGCAGTGGATGCGTGCGTCGGGGGCGGTGCCCCACCGGTCGATCAGCGCCATCGCGAGGTCCCACTCCAGCGGCTGCGTGATGTCCCGCAGGGTGTGGCAGACGACCGCGCGCATGCCGAGGCGGTCGAACGCCTCGGCGATCACCGCCATGTGCGAGAAGCGGTCGGCGGTGCACGTCGTGCCGCCCATCAGCATCTCGAGGCCGCCGAGCATCGTCCCCCAGTAGTAGTCGTCCGGCACGGCCCCCGCCATGTACGGCGGCGCAAACGCCGATGCGAACCACTCCTCCGGCGTCCGATCCTCTCCGAGCCCGCGAAAGAGGACGAACCCGGCGTGCGTGTGCGTGTTGATCAGGCCCGGCATGACGAGGTGGCCGCGGCAGTCGACGACCGTATCGTCCGGCCGCGGCGTCCCCTCGGCGCCGTCCCGGCCGACCGATGCGATGCGCGCGTCGTCGATGACGACCGCGCCGGGCGCGAGGATCTCGTCCCGCGGGTTCATCGTGACGACGGTGCCGCCTTTCAAGATCTGCCGCACGCGGTGCACCTCCGTTTGGAAAGGACTCCGTTCGCGAACCGCAGAACGCCTGTCAAATGTCCGTCATCGTGGATGCGCCGGCGATCGAGCTCGGCGACGTCGGTATGTCGTTCGCGCTGTCCGACGGCGTCCTCGAAGTACTTCGCGGCATCACGCTCACGGTCCGGCAGGGCGAGTTCGTCTCGCTGCTCGGGCCGTCCGGGTGCGGCAAATCGACCTTGCTGCGGGTGATCGCCGACATCCTGCCGCCGTCGCAGGGCCGCGCCGCGGTGCTGGGCACTTCGCCCGCGGAGGCCAGGCGTACCCGCGCGCTCGGCATGGTCTTCCAGCAGCCGGTGCTGCTGCCGTGGCTGAGCGCCGAGGAAAACGTCGCGCTCCCGCTGCGCATCGGCGGCTGGGGTGCGCGCCACACGCCGTCGGCCTCCCCGGACGCGCTCCTGCGGCTCGTCGGCCTGGAGAGTTTCAACCGCGCGCGGCCGGGCCAGCTGTCCGGCGGGATGCAGCAGCGCGTCGCCATCGCGCGCGCCCTCGTGAGCGACCCCAAAGTGCTGCTGATGGACGAGCCGTTCGGGGCGCTCGACGCGATCACCCGCGACCGGCTGAACGAAGAGCTCCTCCGGATCTGGGGGCAGGTGCGCCGCACCGTGGTGTTCGTCACCCACAGCATCGCGGAGGCGGTCTACCTCTCGATGCGCGTCGTCGTGATGTCGCCGCGTCCCGCGCGCATCCGCCGGGTCGTCGAGATCGACCTGCCGTATCCGCGGCAGCCGAAGATGAAGGACACCCCGGAGTTCACCCGCTACTCGGCCGAGCTCCGTGCCGCGCTCGAGGACGCCTCGTGAAGGCCGCCGGGGTGGCGGCCGTCGCCGTGCCGGGCGGGCCGGCCCGCGACCGCGACAACCCGCTGCGGCGAACGCTGCTTTCGATGCTCGGCATCGCCGCGGTCCTCGCGCTGTGGCAGGCCGTGATGGCCGTCTTCAAGGTGCCGCACTTCATCGCCGCGACGCCGGTCGAGACGATCGGCGCGCTCCGCGACCAGGCCAAGACGCTGGCGATCAACGCCTGGCCCACCATCATCGAGACGGTCGGCGGCTTCGTCGCCGGCAACGTCATCGCGGTGCTGATCGCGATCGGGTTCGTCCACAACCGCACGTTCCAGCACACGGTCTATCCGCTCGCGGTGGCCGTCCGCACGCTGCCGATCGTGGCGATCAGCCCGATCCTCGTGCTGCTGCTCGGGAACGGCTACGCGCCGAAGATCGCGATCGCCGCGCTGATCACGTTCTTCCCCACCCTCGTCAACATGGTCGACGGCTTGAACGCCGTGGAAGCGCAGGCGCAGGAGCTGATGCACGTGCTGTCCGCGACGAAGTGGGAGGTGTTCCGCTACCTGCGCTGGCCGACGTCGCTGCCGTACCTCTTCTCGGCGCTGCGCATCGCGAGCACCGCGAGCCTGCTCGGCGCGATCGTCGCGGAGTGGATCGGCTCCAACAAGGGCCTCGGCTACCTGATCCTGGCCGCGACCTACGACTACCGCACGCCGCTCCTCTACGCCACGATGGCGGTCGCGTCGGCGCTCGCGCTGGCGCTGTTCGGCCTGATCTCCCTGCTCGAGCACTACCTCGTGCCCTGGCGGCGCACAGGAGGGTCCCGGTGAAGACGGTACACGAGCCGGCGCGCGACGTCCCCGTGGTCGCCGAGGCCGACGTCGTCGTGGTGGGGGGCGGTCCCGCCGGCATCGCCGCGGCGGTCGCCGCGGCCCGGAACGGCGCCAAAGCGATGATCGTGGAGCGCTACGGCTACCTCGGCGGCCTCGCCTCCGGCGGCATGGTGCTCCTCCTCGACGACATGTGCGACCAAGGCGGGCGCACGGTCGGCGGCATCGGCCACGAGATAGTCGAGCGCATGGTCGCGGCGGGCGGCTGCGTCGTCCCGCCCCTCGAGGAGTGCTTCCGCCGG of the bacterium genome contains:
- a CDS encoding amidohydrolase, with product MRQILKGGTVVTMNPRDEILAPGAVVIDDARIASVGRDGAEGTPRPDDTVVDCRGHLVMPGLINTHTHAGFVLFRGLGEDRTPEEWFASAFAPPYMAGAVPDDYYWGTMLGGLEMLMGGTTCTADRFSHMAVIAEAFDRLGMRAVVCHTLRDITQPLEWDLAMALIDRWGTAPDARIHCGIGPHAPDTCSDDLQRRIRRTATETGAHVFIHCSQAPAELAALRPRGHRGGVHCLAATGLLGPDVVAAHCTYIDEDEIRILADSGTWVSHCPVSAARIEGRLAPIPALVRAGGHVALGTDWAVTNNGMDMFDEMKSAGILNKLASHDTSALPSRTLLRMATIDAARALGVDEHAGSLEPGKRADVIALDMGSPHLQPWHDIPATLVYSAKGMDVRHVWVDGRCLVRDRRPVDADVEDVYAHVERIWERLRKSGLSRARGTAWK
- a CDS encoding ABC transporter ATP-binding protein, yielding MSVIVDAPAIELGDVGMSFALSDGVLEVLRGITLTVRQGEFVSLLGPSGCGKSTLLRVIADILPPSQGRAAVLGTSPAEARRTRALGMVFQQPVLLPWLSAEENVALPLRIGGWGARHTPSASPDALLRLVGLESFNRARPGQLSGGMQQRVAIARALVSDPKVLLMDEPFGALDAITRDRLNEELLRIWGQVRRTVVFVTHSIAEAVYLSMRVVVMSPRPARIRRVVEIDLPYPRQPKMKDTPEFTRYSAELRAALEDAS
- a CDS encoding ABC transporter permease, whose amino-acid sequence is MKAAGVAAVAVPGGPARDRDNPLRRTLLSMLGIAAVLALWQAVMAVFKVPHFIAATPVETIGALRDQAKTLAINAWPTIIETVGGFVAGNVIAVLIAIGFVHNRTFQHTVYPLAVAVRTLPIVAISPILVLLLGNGYAPKIAIAALITFFPTLVNMVDGLNAVEAQAQELMHVLSATKWEVFRYLRWPTSLPYLFSALRIASTASLLGAIVAEWIGSNKGLGYLILAATYDYRTPLLYATMAVASALALALFGLISLLEHYLVPWRRTGGSR